A genomic region of Gossypium hirsutum isolate 1008001.06 chromosome D01, Gossypium_hirsutum_v2.1, whole genome shotgun sequence contains the following coding sequences:
- the LOC107928215 gene encoding zinc finger A20 and AN1 domain-containing stress-associated protein 6 produces the protein MAEEHRCQAPEGHRLCVNNCGFLGSPATMNLCSKCYRDFRLKEQQQASSAKSSISTSPSSSSTAVESVSQVPLLTLPEVKGVPPVVSAVAISPVTEQKPQQQQQQQQQPTRCTVCRKRVGLTGFKCKCGITFCGSHRYPENHGCTFDFKKIGREEIARANPVVKAEKIVRI, from the coding sequence atGGCGGAGGAACATAGATGCCAAGCGCCGGAAGGTCACCGTCTTTGTGTTAATAACTGTGGTTTCTTAGGAAGTCCGGCGACGATGAATCTTTGTTCTAAATGTTACAGAGATTTCCGTCTTAAAGAACAACAACAAGCTTCTTCGGCTAAATCGTCTATCTCTACCTCTCCTTCATCTTCGTCAACGGCAGTCGAATCTGTTTCTCAGGTACCTCTCCTGACTCTCCCTGAAGTCAAAGGAGTTCCGCCGGTTGTTTCGGCTGTCGCGATCTCTCCGGTGACGGAACAGAAACCACAACAGcaacagcaacaacaacaacaaccgaCTCGGTGCACGGTTTGCAGGAAACGGGTCGGGTTGACCGGATTCAAGTGCAAGTGCGGGATTACGTTTTGCGGGTCACACAGGTACCCGGAAAATCATGGATGCACGTTCGATTTCAAGAAGATTGGGCGAGAGGAGATTGCACGTGCCAATCCCGTGGTCAAAGCAGAGAAGATCGTGAGGATttga